The Pyxidicoccus sp. MSG2 DNA segment GGTTCTCTTGCAGATGCCAAACCGAAGCAGAGCCCTGTTCATTGGTGTTGCGGTCATCCTGGCGGGAGGGCTTGGCATGGCCGTATCGGCCCAGCCGAAAGAGCCTGCGGCAGCCGTGCCCGCCACCAACGCCCAGCCGCAGATGGCAGCACCACCGGGTCTGGCCAAGGAGCGCCTCGACAAGCTGCCCCTGTCCATGCAGACGCGGGCCAACTTCAACGTGAAGGCAGTCACGCAGAAAACGCCCGAATACCAGGAGATCAAGGAGGTCGTCGACGGCCTCGTCAAGGCCCTCAGCACCAAGGATGCCGCGCTCTTCAAAAAGCTCCACGTGGATGACGGCTCGCTCGTGTACTACGGGCCGCCGGCTGTGACGGTGAAGACGCTGGGCAGCCGTCAGTATGCCGAGCTGTGCATCAACTGCCTCGAGCCCTTCGAGAAGGTCGATGTCCGGACCAACAACGACATGGACATCCGCCTCTCCGGACCGCTCGCAGTGGTGACGCTGACGGGGACCAACCGCCTTGTTCCCAAGCAGGGCAAGCCTACCGAGAGCAAGTGGCGGTGGACCCTCACCCTGGAGAACACCCAGGGTCAGTGGCTGGTCGGTCACGAGCACTTCTCCTTCGCCAGCGCTCCCACCGCCGTGCAGTAGCGCCCACGCCCCAGCCTGTTCAAGGAGCTGATATGAAGAATCAATCCTTACCGTTCGCAGTCGGCTGTGTCGTGTTCGCGCTGCTGGGTGGTGTCTCCCTCGCTGGAACCCAGGCGCAGGACTCCCGCTCGGATGACCAGCGCATCCAGGGCCTGCTGAAGGAGATGCGCACCGCGCAGGCCGACAAGATGGCGGCCTTGCCAGTCAAGAAGCACACCATCCCCGCGGCGGGCGTGGATGTGATGCGGATCCGCATGGAGGAGACGTACATCATCGACGGTGTGGGGACCGACACCATCGAGCTCCAGGGGTGGATCGCCGTGGTTCACGACAACGCCCGGCCCGCCCCCGGTCAGACGGAGGTGGCCTGGGGCACGGCCGTCATGGACACCGAGTTTGTCGGCTTGGACCTGCGGGGCCATAGCAAGGTGTTCGGTCCCGTCCACGTCACCTTGGATCGCGACCAGCCCAGCCGCGGTCAGGTGGGTGATATCGGGCTGCCTGCGGGCGCCGAGGAGGCCTTGAACAGAAGGGCGGTGGTGGCCCGCGCCGGCGGAGATGCCCCGTCTCTTGTTCCCGGCAAGAAGAAGGGGTTACCAGTCCCAGAAGAGTCGGTGGAGCCCGAGGAGAAGAAGCGGCCCAAGCGCTGCACGATGTCTGAGGGTGGCAATGGCGCCTGCTGCATCGCGAACCTGGGCGTCAAAGTGGAGATGAAGAACCTGGGACTGCAGCTGGTGACCGGCCATCCGGTCCAGATGTTCTCCATCGTCGAGACCATTCCGCCCGTCGGCTACACCGCCTCCATCACCCTGACCCCGACGCCGCTGTTGTCGGCCGGGCGGCAGGTGGGCACCCTGCAACATGCCGAGGTGAAGTTCCGCGAGGTCATCAAGCATACCCCCATCAAGGGGACCCAGCCCCTCACGCGCCGGGAGGAGGGGAATGGCAACGCGAAGCTTGCCAGCACGCGGTAGCGCATGGCCGCGCGTGCATGGGGCTCCGGCCGCCACGTCATGGCCGGAGTCCCCACGCTTCCTCGCGGACCACGGTCAGCTTCCCGCAGTGGTCCTGGCACGGGCACTCAGCATCGCCACCAGGATGGGCGCCGTCTGATTGAACGCCTGAGCCAGGCCGAGTGTCTCGAAGCACCGGGCCTTCCAGGCCCGGATCGGCTCGGGCGGCTGGACACCGAGCCGCTCCAGGTACTCGGTGCCGATGGCACCTGACAGGTCC contains these protein-coding regions:
- a CDS encoding YybH family protein, producing the protein MAVSAQPKEPAAAVPATNAQPQMAAPPGLAKERLDKLPLSMQTRANFNVKAVTQKTPEYQEIKEVVDGLVKALSTKDAALFKKLHVDDGSLVYYGPPAVTVKTLGSRQYAELCINCLEPFEKVDVRTNNDMDIRLSGPLAVVTLTGTNRLVPKQGKPTESKWRWTLTLENTQGQWLVGHEHFSFASAPTAVQ
- a CDS encoding DUF6073 family protein; its protein translation is MKNQSLPFAVGCVVFALLGGVSLAGTQAQDSRSDDQRIQGLLKEMRTAQADKMAALPVKKHTIPAAGVDVMRIRMEETYIIDGVGTDTIELQGWIAVVHDNARPAPGQTEVAWGTAVMDTEFVGLDLRGHSKVFGPVHVTLDRDQPSRGQVGDIGLPAGAEEALNRRAVVARAGGDAPSLVPGKKKGLPVPEESVEPEEKKRPKRCTMSEGGNGACCIANLGVKVEMKNLGLQLVTGHPVQMFSIVETIPPVGYTASITLTPTPLLSAGRQVGTLQHAEVKFREVIKHTPIKGTQPLTRREEGNGNAKLASTR